One genomic region from Rosa rugosa chromosome 1, drRosRugo1.1, whole genome shotgun sequence encodes:
- the LOC133732053 gene encoding uncharacterized protein LOC133732053 — protein sequence MVKMWRIFRESGPPPEIPEHLYTMEIFHGGYFDKQLDGTKKYKVAREKPISYHFKLPRTSSNEGFIPIKNDADAIEMVKLIPLNKRQISVYITGGGPRQKREAELDDLKPDDPDWENPLNKCTTTEKEKMFEAANLLGSQLNRSPSRATVGTSVPEIIDLEDEGGSYGNEGETRVGEGLNVGREKGGLNVGVRPSQSTFAGLSDILPDVLGSQASIGQEGHRRKSGGTEGHKGNLGKATTKPKRVKHCIKRSWPASATAALNKKLEDIERREREAAEKAEKEGWEKAEREAAELRERQATVEEQEEAQRLRERDVAEQLAREEAEKREQEAAEKRARDVVAVREKLAEELRERLQQSQQSKKGKSKEAVVSDKGKKPVQAAKVNKSTKKPKDPRYNTRRKGSWNNARTEERVVKDDETNSGSDFYVDSDYDLEHDEFDDADFEENVTQPRVVEEFDDMGYGGYCSDDHGDSDDLESIEGSETEEDEDGNSLPNKINKGVKIRPWIRSVDLRNPKFRLGLTFPNSEQLKEAVRECAIRNQLGLWFENNSKHKIEVNCQWDCPFRLYASTSKGEGPTLIIRTLNNKHTCSPVEISHFLNYNRIAQEVQADLLVDENWSRVGIHNHIEKKYKLDVGVQTITRAKRKAKRMNESHYIDQYNNLAAYRKKLLRSNLGSTVDIKTCIDGDIRRFHRMYICFAACKNGWMNGCRPIIGLDGCHIKGHHPGQLLAAVGIDANNRMFPIAYAIAEAENQETWTWFLYLLKCDLKIERDSSYTFITDKQKGLGNAISGWFPNAEHRHCVRHLYNNFKAKHPGEGLKQLVWNAARSSTVVWFNKHMADLRELSEGAWSWFQDKNPAQWSRAYFKDESRCDLLLNNLCESFNAAILPARDKPILTMLEKIRMDMMVRQSNRRVACERWKDLVGPRTKKIIDKIG from the exons ATGGTGAAGATGTGGAGGATCTTTCGGGAGTCTGGACCACCCCCAGAAA TTCCGGAGCATTTGTACACCATGGAAATCTTTCATGGTGGGTATTTTGACAAGCAATTGGATGGGACAAAGAAGTATAAAGTGGCAAG GGAGAAGCCCATCTCATACCATTTCAAGCTGCCTCGGACATCAAGCAATGAAGGGTTTATTCCAATCAAGAATGATGCAGATGCTATAGAAATGGTGAAGCTCATTCCTCTGAATAAAAGGCAGATTTCAGTGTACATAACTGGAGGTGGTCCTAGGCAGAAGAGAGAGGCTGAGTTGGATGATCTGAAGCCCGATGATCCTGATTGGGAAAATCCACTCAATAAGTGCACAAcaacagagaaagaaaaaatgtttGAAGCAGCCAACTTGCTTGGTAGTCAGTTAAATAGATCACCTTCTAGAGCTACTGTGGGGACCAGTGTTCCCGAGATAATTGATCTTGAAGATGAGGGTGGTTCATATGGTAATGAGGGTGAAACAAGGGTGGGTGAGGGCTTAAATGTgggaagagaaaaaggtggactAAATGTTGGGGTTAGACCAAGTCAAAGCACATTTGCAGGTCTTTCTGATATTCTGCCAGATGTGTTGGGGTCCCAAGCAAGTATAGGGCAGGAGGGACACAGGAGGAAAAGTGGTGGAACTGAGGGGCATAAGGGTAACTTAGGAAAGGCCACTACTAAACCTAAAAGGGTGAAGCATTGTATCAAAAGGAGTTGGCCTGCCTCTGCCACAGCTGCTTTAAACAAAAAGCTTGAGGATATAGAAAGGCGAGAAAGAGAGGCTGCTGAGAAGGCTGAAAAAGAAGGTTGGGAGAAGGCTGAAAGAGAGGCAGCTGAGTTAAGAGAAAGGCAAGCTACTGTTGAGGAACAAGAGGAGGCTCAAAGATTGAGAGAAAGGGACGTTGCCGAGCAATTGGCTAGGGAGGAGGCAGAGAAGAGAGAACAAGAGGCTGCAGAGAAAAGGGCAAGGGATGTTGTTGCTGTTAGGGAGAAATTGGCAGAAGAGTTGAGGGAGAGATTACAACAGTCACAGCAAAGCAAGAAAGGGAAAAGCAAGGAGGCTGTTGTATCTGATAAGGGAAAAAAACCAGTTCAGGCTGCAAAGGTTAACAAGAGCACGAAGAAACCAAAAGATCCAAGGTATAACACAAGAAGGAAAGGGAGCTGGAACAATGCAAGAACAGAGGAAAGGGTAGTTAAGGATGATGAGACGAATTCAGGATCTGATTTCTATGTTGATTCAGATTATGATTTGGAGCATGATGAGTTTGATGATGCAGACTTTGAAGAAAATGTCACACAGCCAAGGGTTGTTGAGGAATTTGATGACATGGGGTATGGAGGCTACTGTTCAGATGACCATGGAGATTCTGATGATCTTGAGAGTATAGAGGGCAGTGAAACagaggaagatgaggatgggAATTCACTTCCAAACAAGATTAACAAGGGAGTGAAGATCAGACCTTGGATCAGGTCTGTGGATTTGAGAAATCCCAAATTCAGGTTGGGGTTAACTTTTCCAAACTCAGAGCAACTTAAGGAGGCTGTTAGGGAGTGTGCAATCAGAAACCAATTGGGTTTGTGGTTTGAGAATAATTCAAAGCATAAAATTGAGGTCAACTGCCAATGGGACTGCCCATTCAGATTGTATGCAAGTACTTCAAAGGGTGAGGGTCCAACCTTGATCATCAGGACCTTAAACAACAAGCATACATGTTCTCCTGTGGAAATAAGCCACTTCTTGAATTACAACAGAATAGCCCAAGAGGTACAAGCCGATCTGTTGGTGGATGAGAACTGGTCAAGGGTTGGGATCCACAATCATATAGAGAAGAAATACAAGCTGGATGTGGGTGTTCAAACCATAACAAGAGCAAAGAGAAAAGCAAAAAGAATGAATGAAAGCCACTACATAGATCAGTACAACAACCTTGCTGCTTACAGGAAGAAATTATTGAGAAGTAATCTGGGTTCAACTGTGGATATCAAGACTTGTATAGATGGTGACATAAGGAGATTTCATAGGATGTACATTTGTTTTGCAGCATGTAAGAATGGGTGGATGAATGGCTGCAGGCCTATAATTGGTTTGGATGGgtgtcacataaaagggcaccaTCCTGGACAGCTATTGGCAGCAGTTGGCATAGATGCAAACAATAGGATGTTCCCAATTGCATATGCCATTGCTGAGGCTGAGAACCAAGAAACATGGACCTGGTTTCTTTACCTACTGAAATGCGATCTGAAGATAGAAAGGGATAGCAGCTACACATTCATCACAGATAAGCAAAAAGGGCTGGGAAATGCAATTTCAG GTTGGTTTCCAAATGCTGAACACAGACACTGTGTTAGGCATCTGTATAACAATTTCAAGGCCAAGCATCCGGGAGAGGGGCTAAAACAATTGGTTTGGAATGCAGCAAGATCAAGCACTGTGGTGTGGTTCAACAAGCATATGGCTGATCTGAGGGAGCTAAGTGAGGGAGCTTGGTCTTGGTTTCAGGACAAGAATCCAGCACAATGGTCTAGGGCTTACTTCAAAGATGAGTCTAGGTGTGACCTACTGCTCAACAACCTCTGCGAGTCTTTCAATGCAGCCATTCTGCCAGCTAGAGATAAGCCTATCCTAACAATGTTAGAAAAGATTAGAATGGATATGATggtgaggcaatcaaatagaaGAGTGGCTTGTGAAAGGTGGAAGGATTTGGTTGGACCAAGAACCAAGAAGATCATTGACAAGATTGGTTAG
- the LOC133725851 gene encoding probable E3 ubiquitin-protein ligase XERICO, producing MGLSSLPAPSEGFMCVILVNTALSVSIIKGLVRSILRIVGIRLSSSSSASPSSPPSEEYIEDPTESFELHLSSSGSYVEEIRSRIPAVRFDSVCSLKTEHDCSVCLTEFQPESEINHLTCGHVFHQDCLEKWLNYWNITCPLCRTPLMPVEETSCFW from the coding sequence ATGGGTCTCTCAAGTCTCCCAGCTCCATCAGAAGGATTTATGTGTGTGATTTTGGTAAACACAGCTCTATCGGTTTCAATTATCAAAGGCCTAGTGAGATCAATCCTTCGAATAGTTGGAATTCGCCTGTCATCTTCTTCCTCGGCCTCACCATCTTCACCCCCATCAGAAGAATACATTGAAGACCCCACAGAATCATTTGAGCTCCACCTTTCTTCATCAGGCAGTTACGTTGAGGAGATCAGGAGCCGCATCCCTGCCGTTCGGTTTGATAGTGTATGTAGCCTCAAGACGGAGCACGACTGCTCTGTTTGCCTGACTGAGTTCCAACCAGAATCCGAGATAAACCACTTGACTTGTGGCCATGTTTTCCATCAAGATTGCTTGGAGAAGTGGTTGAACTACTGGAACATTACATGCCCACTTTGTAGGACTCCTTTAATGCCTGTGGAGGAGACCTCCTGCTTTTGGTGA